One region of Centropristis striata isolate RG_2023a ecotype Rhode Island chromosome 3, C.striata_1.0, whole genome shotgun sequence genomic DNA includes:
- the per3 gene encoding LOW QUALITY PROTEIN: period circadian protein homolog 3 (The sequence of the model RefSeq protein was modified relative to this genomic sequence to represent the inferred CDS: deleted 2 bases in 1 codon) produces the protein MGRSLRYRQQQEERMGGCRPGSRTEGHNQGVSGEESGGSAGEVGQEDEEMTSGSHDLSHSANRSPGSVTGSTSASTKSSENTDGSRGQTHREVMDTVAEMKKRIPTDKRNRSKASTVEALHYALNCVKQVQANSEYYKLLMRSGQDERRDSTVCTLEELERVTSEHTLKNTDSFAVVFSLSSGRVLYSSEQAPSILCCKRKFLESAKFVELLFHQDVNVFYSHTAQPHLPPWSNSRTAGVLFDCAQVKSFFCRIRGGKDRDGEMRYNPFRVTPYLLTVQGTGRSGEDEEPCCLALAERIISGYEAPRIPMDKRIFTTTHSPGCVFLEVDDRAVPLLGYLPQDLIGTSLLTCIHPDDRPLMLSMHRKVLKYAGQSPFEHSPVRLRCQNGDHVTLDTSWSSFINPWSRKVAFIIGRHKVRTSPLNEDVFAAPTKEDVPVTHEEIKDLQAKIYKLFLQPVHNNGSSGYGSLGSNGSHEHYISVASSSDSNGNLWEDSQREPMTLQQICADVNRVKSWGQQAYLGSNQKLALLGKPAAARVPPVISNPQVRDHEEGRKQTHIPSYQQINCVDNIIRYLESCTGPALKRKSDSHSLATSSSSSSNSEDDKPAEATDPARASSDVVLDSAASVAPTAAAVVGAPLTDITMSTKAMSVVSVTSQCSYSSTIVHVPQPESEATALEDAPMGSEPTESAPTPVRPTPSPATEEPKFIGLTKEVLSAHTQKEEQEYVDRFRHRILQSPYSSYLQLDNSSMAHSHHPGDYLRPVSAGGLNRSRRGKLRHKRPKPQGSSDSYASPAGPPRRVPDSSWPSSESSQRQMGAPYSQTSPMQAPFFPMMATQPVPEQPPVPQQLPGATTMVPQPPDQTQLSYFNIMQTTQSLPGMQPIQMEPFQNLQNIQNFHNLQPMAQVQGNPYMTHQVMAVILPSYPTFTPGYPSIYPPSAPTMMPQVPITMAGFAPGSIPFPQPQLQLQAEHVPLTQTCLGSMLCSPRPSSSVGEEEEAAGPRALFSSSRSSSPLQLNLLQEELPKPSEGQSSTGHNLAESLHEQHANQVDNPIDSGNHDAQSTTSELLDLLLQEDARSGTGSNASGSGSGESGGSMGSGSGSNGTSTSHTGSSNSSKYFASNDSSDTSRKARKSQEAPAEHQHGFDTRGENTLWSMIQQTPEHAMMTYQIQTRDQNEVLAEDREKLRVLQPHQPWFTQEQREELNEVHPWIKQHTIPQEIDTQGCVSCTSGPGLAHSPHPISPDSSIPQQDSIGPVGDT, from the exons ATGGGGAGGAGCCTGCGTTATCGCCAGcaacaggaggagaggatgggagGATGTCGTCCGGGCAGCCGGACGGAGGGGCACAATCAGGGCGTCtcaggg gaggagagcggAGGCTCAGCCGGAGAAGTGGGACAGGAAGATGAGGAGATGACCAGCGGATCGCATGACCTCTCTCACTCAGCCAATCGCAGTCCTGGTAGTGTCACAGGATCCACCTCAGCTTCAACCAAGAG cagtGAGAACACAGATGGTAGCAGAGGGCAGACCCACAGAGAGGTGATGGACACAGTGGCTGAGATGAAGAAGAGGATTCCAACAGACAAACGCAATCGCAGCAAAGCCAGCACTGTGGAGGCCTTACATTATGCGCTCAACTGTGTCAAACAAGTGCAAG CAAACAGTGAATACTACAAACTGCTGATGCGAAGCGGCCAGGATGAGAGGAGAGATTCTACTGTTTGCACCCTGGAAGAGTTGGAGAGAGTCACATCTGAACACACCCTTAAAAACACG gaCTCCTTTGCAGTGGTTTTCTCCCTGTCGAGCGGCCGCGTGCTGTACTCGTCGGAGCAGGCTCCCAGCATCCTGTGCTGCAAGAGGAAGTTCCTGGAGTCGGCCAAGTTTGTGGAGCTGCTCTTCCACCAAGATGTTAATGTCTTCTACTCGCACACGGCTCAGCCACATCTGCCACCCTGGAGCAACTCGCGTACAG CGGGGGTTCTGTTTGACTGTGCCCAGGTCAAGTCTTTCTTCTGCAGAATCAG GGGTGGGAAGGACCGTGATGGTGAGATGCGTTACAACCCATTTCGGGTAACACCCTACCTGCTGACAGTGCAGGGGACAGGACGCAGTGGGGAAGACGAAGAGCCGTGCTGTCTGGCATTGGCTGAGCGCATCATCTCTGGATACGAGG CACCTCGGATCCCCATGGACAAGCGCATCTTTACTACCACACACTCACCCGGCTGTGTGTTCCTGGAAGTGGATGACAG GGCTGTGCCGTTGCTAGGATACCTTCCCCAGGATCTGATTGGCACGTCGTTGCTGACTTGCATTCACCCAGACGACCGCCCCCTTATGCTGTCTATGCATCGGAAAG TGTTGAAGTATGCGGGTCAGTCTCCGTTCGAGCACTCTCCGGTGCGTCTGCGCTGTCAGAATGGAGACCACGTCACTTTGGACACCAGCTGGTCCAGCTTCATCAACCCATGGAGCCGCAAGGTGGCCTTCATCATCGGACGGCACAAAGTCAGGAC GAGTCCACTGAATGAGGATGTGTTTGCTGCTCCGACAAAGGAGGATGTCCCTGTCACCCATGAGGAAATTAAAGATCTACAAGCAAAGATCTATAAGCTTTTCCTGCAG CCGGTGCATAACAACGGTTCCAGCGGTTATGGCAGTTTGGGAAGTAACGGCTCTCATGAGCACTACATCAGCGTGGCTTCTTCAAGTGACAGCAATGGTAACCTTTGGGAGGATTCACAACGTGAACCG ATGACTTTGCAGCAGATTTGTGCGGATGTAAACAGAGTCAAGAGTTGGGGCCAGCAGGCTTATCTGGGTTCCAACCAAAAACTCGCTCTTCTTGGCAAACCAGCCGCAG CCCGTGTGCCCCCTGTAATTTCCAACCCTCAGGTCAGAGATCATGAGGAAGGCAGGAAGCAAACACACATTCCTTCCTATCAGCAGATCAACTGTGTGGACAACATCATCAG ATATTTGGAGAGCTGTACAGGCCCAGCCCTCAAGCGGAAAAGTGACTCTCATTCCCTGGCCActtcctcttcttcatcctctaACTCCGAAGACGACAAGCCTGCTGAAGCCACTGACCCAGCTCGGGCCAGCTCAGATG TGGTGTTGGACAGTGCGGCGTCAGTGGCCCCGACGGCAGCGGCTGTTGTTGGAGCGCCTCTGACAGACATCACAATGTCCACTAAGGCCATGAGTGTTGTCTCTGTCACCAGCCAGTGTTCGTACAGCAGCACCATTGTCCATGTGCCACAGCCGGAATCAG AGGCCACAGCACTGGAGGACGCCCCGATGGGCAGTGAGCCCACTGAGTCTGCTCCCACCCCTGTCCGTCCCACCCCGAGCCCCGCTACAGAGGAACCAAAGTTTATCGGCCTCACCAAGGAGGTGCTGTCCGCTCACACCCAGAAGGAGGAGCAAGAGTATGTCGATCGATTCCGCCATCGCATCCTGCAGAGCCCCTACAGCTCCTATCTGCAGTTGGACAACAGCTCTATGGCCCACTCCCACCATCCAG GCGACTATCTACGTCCAGTGAGCGCTGGTGGGTTGAACCGCTCTCGGAGAGGAAAGCTGAGACACAAGCGGCCGAAACCCCAGGGTTCCTCAGACAGCTACGCTTCCCCAGCTGGCCCACCTCGGCGGGTCCCAGACTCTTCTTGGCCCTCCTCAGAGTCCTCCCAGCGCCAGATGGGAGCACCCTACAGCCAAACATCCCCAATGCAGGCACCATTCTTCCCTATGATGGCAACCCAGCCTGTCCCTGAGCAACCGCCAGTACCACAGCAGCTGCCTGGAGCAACAACTATGGTGCCGCAGCCTCCTGACCAAACCCAGCTCAGCTACTTCAACATCATGCAGACTACTCAGAGCCTGCCAGGCATGCAACCAATCCAGATGGAGCCCTTTCAGAATCTGCAGAATATCCAGAACTTTCACAACCTGCAGCCCATGGCTCAGGTCCAGGGCAACCCTTACATGACTCATCAGGTCATGGCTGTCATCCTGCCCAGCTACCCAACATTCACTCCAGGCTACCCGTCCATTTACCCACCGTCCGCTCCTACCATGATGCCCCAGGTACCCATCACCATGGCAGGCTTTGCTCCTGGCAGCATCCCCTTCCCTCAgcctcagctccagctccaaGCCGAGCATGTGCCCCTCACTCAGACATGCCTGGGCTCTATGCTGTGCTCACCCAGACCCAGCTCCTCTGTCggggaagaagaggaggcaGCTGGGCCTCGGGCTTTATTCTCCAGCTCTCGCTCGAGTTCTCCGCTGCAGCTGAACTTGCTGCAGGAGGAACTGCCAAAGCCAAGTGAGGGGCAGAGCAGCACCGGGCACAACCTCGCAGAGAGTCTCCACGAACAACATGCCAACCAG GTTGACAACCCCATTGACTCTGGTAACCATGATGCCCAGTCTACAACCAGTGAGCTGCTtgacctgctgctgcaggaggatgcCAGGTCAGGGACCGGCTCCAACGCCTCGGGATCTGGGTCAGGGGAGTCTGGTGGCTCCATGGGATCTGGATCTGGCTCCAATGGAACCTCCACATCACACACTG gcagcagcaacagcagcaaataCTTTGCCAGCAATGATTCATCGGACACATCTCGCAAAGCCCGTAAGAGCCAGGAGGCACCAGCAGAGCACCAACATGGCTTCGACACACGGGGAGAGAACACACTCTGGAGCATGATCCAGCAAACACCTGAGCATGCCATGATGACGTACCAGATTCAAACAAG GGACCAGAATGAGGTGCTGGCAGAGGACAGGGAGAAGCTTCGGGTGCTTCAGCCCCACCAGCCCTGGTTCACccaggagcagagagaggagctgaATGAGGTCCATCCCTGGATCAAACAGCACACTATCCCACAGGAGATAGACACACAG GGTTGTGTGAGTTGTACGTCGGGCCCAGGGCTCGCCCACTCCCCTCACCCTATTTCCCCCGATAGCTCGATCCCCCAGCAGGACTCCATCGGACCTGTTGGAGACACTTGA
- the vamp3 gene encoding vesicle-associated membrane protein 3: MSAAGPEGSGAASGNRRLQQTQAQVDEVVDIMRVNVDKVLERDQKLSELDDRADALQAGASQFETSAAKLKRKYWWKNCKMWAILIAVLVIIILIIIIWNYS; this comes from the exons AT GTCAGCAGCCGGTCCAGAAGGTTCTGGCGCAGCGTCAGGCAACAGGCGCTTGCAGCAGACCCAGGCCCAGGTGGATGAG GTTGTGGACATTATGCGTGTTAATGTGGACAAAGTGCTGGAACGAGACCAGAAGCTGTCAGAACTGGACGACAGAGCAGACGCACTGCAGGCAGGGGCCTCCCAGTTCGAGACCAGTGCTGCTAAGCTGAAAAGGAAGTACTGGTGGAAAAACTGCAAG ATGTGGGCCATCCTGATAGCTGTCCTAGtgatcatcatcctcatcattaTTA TTTGGAATTACtcataa